From the genome of Corallococcus macrosporus DSM 14697:
TCGACATCCCGGCCTTCTTCCGCAACTTCCTCCGCAACAAGCGGCCCGACCCCAAGGGGACCCTCGTGGTGGAGGCCGGCCTGACGGCGTCGGAGCCCGTCCGGGCGCTCGTGCAGAAGCACCTGGAGGACTCCCCGCTGCGCTACACGACGCAGCAGGAGCCGGACGGCACGCTGTTCCGGACGCGCATCCGGGAGCAGCCGGTGGAGCTGCGAATCCTGCCCGAGCGCGCCAGCCTGCTCGCGGGAGAGGTGCTGGACGGGCGTCCTCGCGGGGATGTGGGCGCCGAGCTGCGGGAGCGCTTCGGTGGCGAGGCCTTCAGCACCGGCCACGTGTCGCTGATGGTGGACCTGGGCCGGCTGCGCGCGGACCTGCGGACGGCGGAGAAGGTCCCCGGCGTGCCCAGCGCCTTGCTGGGCGCGACGAAGGCGCTCTCCGGGGCGCTGCTGGACAGGATTACGCCGCTGGACTCGGGCTTCCTCGACTTCGCCCCGGTGGAGGGCGGCGGCCGGCTCAAGGGGCGCCTGTCCCTGCGCGCGGAGCAGGAGGCCTCGCGTTGAGCGCCCCGCGCGTCACCGTCCTCTACTTCGCCGCCGCGCGCGAGCGCACCGGCCAGACGCGTGAGTCCCTGGAGGTGCCCGCGGGCGCGCAGGTGCGCGACGTGCTGCGGCAGCTGACCGAGCGGCACCCCGCGCTGGCGCCGCTCCTGCCGCACCTTCGCGTGGCCGTGAACCAGGCGTTCGTCGGGCCGGACGCCCCTGTGGGTGACGGGGCGGAGGTGGCGCTGATTCCCCCGGTGGCGGGCGGCGCGCCGGAGCGGTTCCGGGTGGTGGACCGGCCCCTGCGGCTGGAAGAGGTGGTGGAGGCCGTCAGCGGCGAGGCCTGCGGCGGGCTGGTGACGTTCAGCGGTTCCGTGCGCAACCAGACGAAGGGCCGGCGGGTGTTGCGCCTGGAGTACGAGGCCTACGCGCCCATGGCGGAGAAGAAGCTGGCGGAGATTGGCGCGGAGGCCGCGGCGAAGTTCCCCGGCGTGCGCCTGTCCATCATCCACCGCGTGGGCACGCTGGTGCCCGGGGAGCTGGCCGTCGTCATCGCCGCGGCGTCGCCTCACCGGAAGGAGGCGTTCGGCGGCTGTGAGTACGCCATCGAGCGGCTCAAGCAGGACGTCCCCATCTGGAAGAAGGAGTTCTTCGAGGATGGGGAGGTCTGGGTCGGCCTGGGGCCCTGAGCCGAGGGCTCCGCTCAGCGAACGCGCAGGAAGGCGGGAACCGTGACGTCGTCACCGGCGTCGCTCTTCGCCTCGCGCTCGGCGTCGGTGAGGGGCCGCATCGGCGTGTCCAGGCCCATGGCCTTGCGGCGCTCGGCCTCCTTTTCAGCCGCCAGCCTCATGGCGCGGACCTTGGACTCCTCCATGCGCTGAGGGGTGGGGCCCGCGATGAGGAAGCCCACCGGCAGGCTGAGGAAGAGCATGCTCACGACCACGAGCCAGCCGAAGTCCTTCCACCGGAGCCGGTTCACCTGCTCCTTCACGACGGAGCCCTGGAGGCGCAGGGAGAGCTGGCCCTCGGAGATGCGCAGCGTCATGCCCTCGGCGAGGTCGATGGTGGCGCGGCCCTCGTGCTGGCGCAGGTCCGTCGCAGGCACGGCGGCGTAGCTGTCGCCCTTGAGGGCGCGCTCGGCACGGGCGGCGGGGGGCAGGTGGATGCGCCAGCCCTGGGCGGTGCGCTCCGCGAGCAGGAACGGCTCTTCGGGCAGCGTGAAGCCATAGAGCGGCAGGGGGGCCGTCTCGTCCGGCGCCGCGTGGACGTTCGCTCGCTCCGGCCCGTAGCTCCACGCCTCGGACAGATTGTCGCCCCAGTACAGCTCACAGAAGAGTCCACCGCCTGCCTTGGTGTTCATCGCGGGGGGAAGCATAGGACCTTGCATGGCTCGCTGCTCCTTGAACGACCGGGAGACGTCGACCGAAAGACGGCCGACGCCCGGCTGGCTCCTGGACAGCCAGGGGGCATGGGAGGTTCCGTCCCCCGGGACATGGGCCTTCGCCGCTCCGTGAGGGGAGGGCCCTCACGGAGCGGGGAGGGGCGCGCGGACGGGCTAGGTGGCGCCAGCGTCCGTGGCGGGCGTGGGTTCCTGCTGGGCGCCTGGGCAGCTCCTGAGGCGCTGGAGGGCGGTCAACGTCACCAGGGCCATCAGCGTCGCGTATCCCACCAGGGGCCACGCCGTGTCGCCGTTCAGCACGACGACCATCAGCGTGCCCAGGAGGCCGACGATGAGGCTCTGGATGCAGAAGTAGAGCGCGACGGCCGTGCCCGCCACATCGCCAAAGGCCTGGAGTGCGCCATTCGCGGTGACGGAGACGGAGAACACGATGCCCGCGGCGATGAGCCACATGGGCGCGACGAAGGTCCAGAAGGACGGCGCCATCAGGAGCTGCCCCGCCGTCAGGAGCGCCGCGCCGAGCAGCAGCAGGCCCATGCCTCGGGTGAGGCTTCCCGCCAGCCCCCACTCCGCCACGAAGCGCTTCGCGAAGCGGGTCGTCAGAATCATCGCGAGCGCGGCGGTGGCGAAGGCGAGGCTGAACTCGAGCTCCGAGAGCCCCACCTGGCCGATGAGCACCCGGGGCGCGGTGGAGAAGAACACGAAGAACGAGCCCATGGCCGCGCTGAAGCCCAGGGTGTACGTCCAGAACGGGGCGCTGCTCAGGAGGTGCCGGAGCGCGGGCCTGCGTTGGAGCCCCTGGGGTGGGCGCGTTTCATGCCACCGGGGCAAGGCTTGCAGCAGCGCCGCCGCCGACAGGAGGCCGAGCGTGATGAAGATGGCTCGCCATCCGAAGCGTTGCATGAGCAGCGCCCCCGCGATGGGGCCGAGCGCCGGGACGAAGGCCAGCAGGGTGCTGAACAGGCTGTAGATGACGGCGCTCTCGGGGCGCTCCGCATAGACATCGCGGACCGTCGCGAACGTGGCGACGAGCGCCGCGGACGCTCCCATGGCCTGGAGGAGCCGGAGGCCCACGAACAGCGCGGCATCCGAGGTGAGCGCGAGCAGGAAGGACGTGACGGCGAACAGGAGGGCGCCGGTCAACAGCACGCGGCGCCGGCCGATACGGTCGGAGATGGGGCCGAACACCATCTGCCCGAGCCCGAGCACCGCCATGTACAGGCTCAGGGTGAGCTGGACGATGGCGGGGGAGGTGTCGAGGACGCCAGGCAGCGTCGGAACGGCAGGCAGGTAGATGTCCATGGCCAACGAGGCCAGGAGGTCGAAGGGCGCCATCAGCAACAGCGCTGCTGGCACGGAGTGATTCCACGACAGGGATTTTGAGTCAGGCACGATTGCATCCGCACAAATGAGGAACATCTGGCGGCGCTCTGCCTCTCCACGGGGACCGGGATGGGCTGGGGCAGATGGCCGCGGCAACGGTTGACGTGTCGCCGCGGCTCACTCATCTGCGGATTCGGCGCTTCCCATCTCGCTGGCTCCCGCAGGACAATCGCCCGCCGTGGCCAGACGGGACGTCGCCGTCGCGGGCCCCTGACGCGCGGCACGCGGGCTGTCAGGGCGAAGGCGCCACGGCACCCGCGGGCGAGGTGTTCGAGGTGGACGGCGGAGCCTCGGCGCTGGAAGGCGCCTGGGGCGAACCCGTGGGCGCCGCGCCGGTCGTGGTCCGCGGAGGCTGTGCCACCCCCGCATCCGGGGCCGGCGCTTCCTCCATGCCCAGCCGCGCCGGCAGCGCACGGCGAATCTCCGCGGTCGCCATCATGACCACCGCCACGGCGATGCCCAGGAACCCCACCGTCTGCGCCACCGTCTCCACGCGAGGTGGGACGCGCCGGCCGCTCGCCGCCTCGACAAGCAGCAGCAGCACGCGGCCTCCGTCCAGGCCGGGCACGGGCAGCAGCGTCAACAGCGCCAGCACCACGGACGCGGCCACCAGCGTCCGCAGCAGGGCGTCCGTCCCTGACGCCATCGCGTCCGCGGACTCCTGCCGCACCAGCGCGCCGGGACTCGCCGCGTCCGGGCTCTCCAGGTCGTCCAGCATCCGCTTCAGCAGCGCCACGCCCTCCGAGGCCACGTTCACGGTGTGCGTGAACGAATGGCTCAGCGCCTCACCCGCGCCATGCGCCTTGTAGACGTACTGCTGGCTCACCCCGATGCGGCCCGTGCCGCGCTCATCCGGCCGGGGCCGGACCACCACGGCGCGCCGCTCTCCGCCACGCTCCACCTCCAGCTCCAGGGGAGCGCCCGGCGCCGCGCCCACCTTCTCCACGAACTCCGACCAGCTCCGCGGCGGCTGTCCGGAGACCTGGACGATGCGGTCCCCGGGCAGCAGTTGCGCGCGCGCCGCCTCGGAGCCCGGCTGCACCGTCCCCACCGTCAGCGGCACCACCACGTGCGTGCCCGACGTGTACAGCGCGAACAGCACGCCCAACGCGAGCGCGTAGTTGGCCAGCGGCCCCGCCAGGATGATGAGGATGCGCAGCAGCGGCCCGCGCGAGGCGAAGCCCGCGGCCTCCTCCGTGTCCGCGCGGTGCGGGTTCATCCCCTGCAGGTGCGCCGTGGCGCCCAGGGGCACCGCCGCCACCACGTACTGCGTCCCCCACAGGCGGAAGGACACCAGCGGCGGGCCGAACCCGAACACGAAGCGGGGCACCCGCACGCCGAGCAGCCGCGCGGCGACGAGGTGCCCCAGCTCGTGGAAGGTCAGCAGGCCGCCCAGGGCGAGCAGGACGAGCGCGTAATGCATCCTCTCGCGCCGCTCCTACAGCTTCCGCCGCTGGCCGGTCCGCTTGTACGTCACGTAGTCGGACAGGATGGTGTCGTGGTCGAAGCACAAGTCCCGCGGCAGGGCGTCCAGCCGGAAGGCCCGGGCCTCGGCCGCGTCGTCAGCGCCCTTCGGCTCACCGTCGGCCGAGCCGATGTAGACGGTGGAGATGTTGTGCTGGCGCGGATCCCTCCGAGGGTCCGAGTACGTGAAGAACTGCTCCGACAGCTTCACGTGCAGTCCCGTCTCCTCCAGGACCTCGCGCACGGCGGCGGCGTCCAGCGGCTCGCCTTCGTCCACGAAGCCCCCCGGCAGCGCCCAGCCCACAGGCGGATTCGCGCGCCGGATGAGGACGATGCGTTCACCGGGCAGCTCGATGATGCAGTCCACGGTGGGCTTGGGGTTGCGGTATTCGGGCATGACCTCCAGTCTACCCGCTGCCGTCACGCTCGCACTTCCTAGATGCGGGCCCTGGGGTATGGTGCCCGCCGTGTCGACTCCGAGACGCCATCGCCTCGTCCTCCCTGGTCTGCTCCTGGCTTGCCTGGCGGGCTGCCTGCCCCGCGTCCAGGAGCCGGGTGACTACGTGTTCGAGCCCGTCGAGGTGCTCCGCGACGACTGCGGCCTGCTGGAGGCCAACCGCAATCAGCTCTACGGCACCCTTCAAATCAGCGGACGGGTCGTCCGCCTGGACTTCGGTTTCCTGGACAGCCACCTCGTGGGCTACTTCCTGGAGGACGGCGACCACTTCTCCATCGACGGGAGCGTGGTGAAGGCCGCCGCCGAGGTGAACGGCCAGGAGTGCCTCCTGGACCAGATCAACATCCACATCGACGGTACGACGCAGTGCGAAACGCAGTTCGACGGCGTGCTGCGGGTCCGCTACGACACGCGCCGCCCCGACGAGTGCGTCTGCGAGATGTGGCTCCGCTACGAGGCCGTCAAGGATTCGAAGCGCTGCGACACAGAAGGTTGAGCCCCGCGTCGCGCGTTCCTAGAACAGGGTGGCATTGTCCACGCTGGAGGAACGCATGGCGGATTCGAAGCATGAGATTCACTCGGTCCTGACGGAAGCACGCGTCTTTCCGCCTCCAGAGGCGTTCGCCCAGCGCGCGCACATCCGGAGCATGGCGCAGTACCAGCAGCTCTGGGACGAGGCCGCCAGGGACCCGGACAGGTACTGGGGCGAGCGGGCCCGCGAGGAGCTGTACTGGAAGGAGCCCTTCCAGACGGTGCTCGACTGGAAGCCGCCGCACGCGCGGTGGTTCGTCGAGGGCAAGACGAACCTGGCCTACAACTGCCTGGACCGGCACCTGGCCACCCGCGGGGACAAGCCCGCAATCCTCTTCGAGGGCGAGCCCGGTGACCGCCGCAGCGTCACGTTCGCTGAGCTGGCCGCCGAGGTGAACAAGCTGGCCAACGCGCTCAAGTCGCTGGGCGTGCGGAAGGGGGACCGCGTGGGCATCTACCTGCCCATGGTGCCCGAGGCCGCGGTGGCCATGCTGGCGTGCGCGCGCATCGGCGCGGTGCACTCCGTGGTGTTCGGCGGCTTCTCCGCGGAGGCGCTCCAGGAGCGCATGAACGACGCGGGCGCCAAGGTGCTGCTCACCGCGGACGGCGGCTGGCGCAAGGGCGCGGTGGTGCCGCTCTTGAAGAACGTGGAGGCCGCGCTGCCCCACATGGCCTCCATGGAGAAGGTGGTGGTGCTCCGCCGCACGGGCGACGCGCTGGCGCTGTCCGGCCCCAAGCTGGTGGCGTGGGACACGCTGGTGAACGGCCAGTCCGCGGAGTGTGCGCCGGAGTGGGTGGAGAGCGAGCACCCGCTGTTCATCCTCTACACGTCGGGCTCCACCGGGAAGCCCAAGGGCGTGCTGCACACCACGGGCGGCTACGCGGTGGGCGCGTCGCTCACCACGCGCTGGGTGTTCGACCTGCGCGACGACGACGTCTACTGGTGCACCGCCGACGTGGGCTGGGTGACGGGGCACACGTACGTCGTCTACGGCCCGCTGATGAACGGCGTCACCACCGTCCTCTACGAGGGCGCGCCCACTCAGCCGGGGCCGGACCGCTTCTGGGACATCATCGAGCGGTACAAGGCCACCATCCTCTACACCGCGCCCACCGCCATCCGCGCCTTCATGCGCCTGGGCGAGGAGCCCGTGCGCAAGCATGATTTGTCCTCGCTGCGCCTGCTGGGCAGCGTGGGCGAGCCCATCAACCCCGAGGCGTGGATGTGGTACCGCGACGTCATCGGCGGCGGCCGCTGCCCCGTGGTGGACACCTGGTGGCAGACGGAGACGGGCGGCATCATGGTGTCGCCGCTGCCGGGGGCCACGCCGACGAAGCCCGGCTCGGCCACGCTGCCGCTGCCCGGCATCCACGCGGAGATTCTGGACCGCGAGGGCAACAAGGTGCCGCGAGGGCAGGGCGGACTGCTCTTCGTCACGCGCCCCTGGCCCTCCATGCTGCGCACCGTGTACGGCGACCCGGACCGCTACGTGCGCACCTACTTCAACGAACTGCCCGGCATGTACTTCACCGGCGACGGCGCCCGCACCGACGCGGACGGCTACCTCTGGCTGATGGGCCGCGTGGATGACGTGGTCAACGTCGCCGGCCACCGCCTGGGCACCGCCGAGGTGGAGAGCGCGCTGGTGTCCCATGAAACCGTCGCCGAGGCCGCCGTGGTGGGCCGGCCGGATGACTTGAAGGGCACCGCGCTGGTGGCCTTCGTCACCTTGAAGCAGGGCAACACGCCGTCCGACGCGCTGAAGAAGACGCTGGCCTCCCACGTGGGCCGCGAGATTGGCGCCATCGCCCGGCCGGATGAAATCCGCTTCGCGGAGGCCCTGCCGAAGACGCGCTCGGGGAAGATCATGCGCCGGCTGCTGCGCGACGTGGCCGCGGGCAAGCAGGCCTCCGGGGACACCACCACCCTGGAAGACCTCAACGTCCTGGCGGCCCTGCGGCAGAACGACGACTGACGGACACTCGCTCGTACCTCAGGGCAGGGGCCGCCGAAAATGGCCGCTGTCCTGGGGTGAAAGAGCTGGATTCATTGCTTTCGCCTCACGGAAAACGAGGCTGTCTGGTTGCCTTGCGCCTGTTTCAGCCTACGCCGCACATCCGGTTGAATCGCAACAAACGAATACAGCAGAGCCGTCAGAGTAGGCGGGTTGACACTGAAAAGATGCAGAGGCATTAAATGCGCCGCTCGCTCCCCTCCCCGAGCGCCGCGCCTCTCGTTGACAGCGCGACCTTCCCCCCCTGGACGTGCTCCATGGATTTCCGAGCTCAACTCGACTCGCCGCTCTTCACCCACTTCATCTCCCATTACTCGCAGCCGACGGGGCCTGACCTGCTGGGTCGGACGGAGCCCTTCTTCGAGTGGCAGGAGTCGCGGCGGCAGACGGGGCTGTGGCCGTACTCGCGGAGCCTGGAGGCGGCACCGAAGCCGGAGTGTGGTGTCCGCAGCGAGACGGGGGCGGCGCGCCAGGGGCTCAACTTCGGCTCGCAGGACTACCTGTCCCTGTCCACGCACCCGGCGGTGGTGGAGGCCGCGCAGCGGGCCATCCAGGAGTATGGGTTGCACAGCGCGGGCTCGGCGATGCTGGGGGGCAACACGGCGCCGTCGCTGCTGTTGGAGAAGGCGCTCGCGGAGCACCTGCAGACGCCGCACGTGGCGCTGTTCTCCACCGGCTGGGGCGCGGGCTTCGGCGTCATCGCCGGGCTGGTGCGTCCGGATGACCACGTGGTGTTGGACGCGCTGTCGCATGCGTGCCTCCAGCAGGGCGCCGCCGCCGCGACGATGAACGTCAGCCGCGTGCCGCACCTCAACAACCGCGCCATGCGGCGCAAGCTCCAGGAGATTCGCGCCCGCGACACGAAGAACGCGGTGCTCGTCGTCACCGAGGGCCTGTTCTCCATGGACTCGGACGTGCCGCGAATCGAGGAGCTGCAGGCCATCTGCCGCGAGTACGGCGCGGCGCTGCTGGTGGACGTGGCGCATGACCTGGGCGCGCTGGGCCCCCGGGGCACGGGCAGCCTGGGCGTGCAGGGGCTGCTGGGGAAGGTGGACCTGGTGGTGGGCGCCTTCTCCAAGACGTTCGGCACGAATGGCGGCTTCGTGGCCACGCGCTCGCCGGCGGTGCGTCAGTTCATCCGCATCATGGGCGGGCCCCACATCTTCTCCAACGCGCTGCTGCCCATGCAGGCCGCGGTGGTGCTGGAGTCGCTGCGCATCGTCCGCTCGGAAGAGGGCGACGCGCTGCGCGCCAAGGCGCGGGAGAACATCCTGGCGCTGCGCGAGGCCTTCCAGGCGCGGGGCGTGAAGTGCCTGGGCGAGCCGTCCAACGTCGTCCCCGTCCAGGTGGGCGACGCGAAGGTGGCGCGGCTGGCCGCGAAGAAGGTGTTCGACCGCGGCATCTTCGCCAACCTGGTGGAGTACCCCGCCGTCCGCGTGCGCGAGACGCGCTTCCGCATGCAGGTGATGGCGGCCCACACGCTGGAGCAGGTGGAGCGGGCCGCCGCCGGGGTGTGCGACGCCATCGACGAGGCCCGCGCGGAGCTGGAGGTCCGTCCGGCCACCGCCCGGGTGGCGCGCCGCGACGAGCGCCCCCACGCGGAGCTGTAGCCGCGGATGAGCGCCCGCGGCCCGGCGCTCAGGTGTCGTCGAGGCTGGTGGCGCGCAGGTGGGTGACGTCCCCCCACGTCACCAGCCGAAATGTGCCCTCGTGGTAGTCGAACTGGTTCCACCCGGCGTTGAGCACGGAGAAGGTGCGCGGCGCCGCGGGCGGAATCCCCAGGCTGTGGCGGAACAGGAGGCTGAGCACGCCTCCGTGTGTCACCACCACCAGCCGCTCGCCGCGGTGGCGCGTGCCCAGCTCCTCCAGGCACTCCACCGCGTGGCGCAGCCGCTGGGCCGTGCTCTCTCCGCCGGGGACGACGTAGTCCGGCGCGCCCCCCGCGTACGCCGCGAAGACGTCCGGGTGCGTCTGGCGCGCCTCGTCCCGGGTGAGGCCCTCCAGGATGCCCAGGCCCCGCTCGCGCAGCCGCGCATCCGGCTGGACGGCGTGGCCCGTCAGCGCGGCGATGCGCTGCGCCGTCTGCCGGGCCCGCCCCAAGTCACTGCAATAGAGCGCGGAGAAGCGGACGGGCACCAGGCGCGCGGCCAGGGCGTCCGCCTGGCGCAGCCCGGCCTGACTCAGACGGCTGTCCTGGTGTCCCTGGAGGCGGCCCAGGGAGTTCCACTCCGTCTCTCCGTGGCGGAGCAGGATGAACTCGGTCGTCATGGCCCCGAGCGTCGCTTCGGGGCGGCGCCCGAGTCCAGCACTCAGCGCGTCCGCTCCAGGTGGGTGATGCCCTCCTCCAACAGCGCCGCCACCCCGCGCTTCA
Proteins encoded in this window:
- the moaD gene encoding molybdopterin converting factor subunit 1 — its product is MSAPRVTVLYFAAARERTGQTRESLEVPAGAQVRDVLRQLTERHPALAPLLPHLRVAVNQAFVGPDAPVGDGAEVALIPPVAGGAPERFRVVDRPLRLEEVVEAVSGEACGGLVTFSGSVRNQTKGRRVLRLEYEAYAPMAEKKLAEIGAEAAAKFPGVRLSIIHRVGTLVPGELAVVIAAASPHRKEAFGGCEYAIERLKQDVPIWKKEFFEDGEVWVGLGP
- the cml gene encoding CmlA/FloR family chloramphenicol efflux MFS transporter; this translates as MFLICADAIVPDSKSLSWNHSVPAALLLMAPFDLLASLAMDIYLPAVPTLPGVLDTSPAIVQLTLSLYMAVLGLGQMVFGPISDRIGRRRVLLTGALLFAVTSFLLALTSDAALFVGLRLLQAMGASAALVATFATVRDVYAERPESAVIYSLFSTLLAFVPALGPIAGALLMQRFGWRAIFITLGLLSAAALLQALPRWHETRPPQGLQRRPALRHLLSSAPFWTYTLGFSAAMGSFFVFFSTAPRVLIGQVGLSELEFSLAFATAALAMILTTRFAKRFVAEWGLAGSLTRGMGLLLLGAALLTAGQLLMAPSFWTFVAPMWLIAAGIVFSVSVTANGALQAFGDVAGTAVALYFCIQSLIVGLLGTLMVVVLNGDTAWPLVGYATLMALVTLTALQRLRSCPGAQQEPTPATDAGAT
- a CDS encoding M50 family metallopeptidase is translated as MHYALVLLALGGLLTFHELGHLVAARLLGVRVPRFVFGFGPPLVSFRLWGTQYVVAAVPLGATAHLQGMNPHRADTEEAAGFASRGPLLRILIILAGPLANYALALGVLFALYTSGTHVVVPLTVGTVQPGSEAARAQLLPGDRIVQVSGQPPRSWSEFVEKVGAAPGAPLELEVERGGERRAVVVRPRPDERGTGRIGVSQQYVYKAHGAGEALSHSFTHTVNVASEGVALLKRMLDDLESPDAASPGALVRQESADAMASGTDALLRTLVAASVVLALLTLLPVPGLDGGRVLLLLVEAASGRRVPPRVETVAQTVGFLGIAVAVVMMATAEIRRALPARLGMEEAPAPDAGVAQPPRTTTGAAPTGSPQAPSSAEAPPSTSNTSPAGAVAPSP
- a CDS encoding NUDIX domain-containing protein — translated: MPEYRNPKPTVDCIIELPGERIVLIRRANPPVGWALPGGFVDEGEPLDAAAVREVLEETGLHVKLSEQFFTYSDPRRDPRQHNISTVYIGSADGEPKGADDAAEARAFRLDALPRDLCFDHDTILSDYVTYKRTGQRRKL
- the acs gene encoding acetate--CoA ligase, with translation MADSKHEIHSVLTEARVFPPPEAFAQRAHIRSMAQYQQLWDEAARDPDRYWGERAREELYWKEPFQTVLDWKPPHARWFVEGKTNLAYNCLDRHLATRGDKPAILFEGEPGDRRSVTFAELAAEVNKLANALKSLGVRKGDRVGIYLPMVPEAAVAMLACARIGAVHSVVFGGFSAEALQERMNDAGAKVLLTADGGWRKGAVVPLLKNVEAALPHMASMEKVVVLRRTGDALALSGPKLVAWDTLVNGQSAECAPEWVESEHPLFILYTSGSTGKPKGVLHTTGGYAVGASLTTRWVFDLRDDDVYWCTADVGWVTGHTYVVYGPLMNGVTTVLYEGAPTQPGPDRFWDIIERYKATILYTAPTAIRAFMRLGEEPVRKHDLSSLRLLGSVGEPINPEAWMWYRDVIGGGRCPVVDTWWQTETGGIMVSPLPGATPTKPGSATLPLPGIHAEILDREGNKVPRGQGGLLFVTRPWPSMLRTVYGDPDRYVRTYFNELPGMYFTGDGARTDADGYLWLMGRVDDVVNVAGHRLGTAEVESALVSHETVAEAAVVGRPDDLKGTALVAFVTLKQGNTPSDALKKTLASHVGREIGAIARPDEIRFAEALPKTRSGKIMRRLLRDVAAGKQASGDTTTLEDLNVLAALRQNDD
- a CDS encoding aminotransferase class I/II-fold pyridoxal phosphate-dependent enzyme, whose product is MDFRAQLDSPLFTHFISHYSQPTGPDLLGRTEPFFEWQESRRQTGLWPYSRSLEAAPKPECGVRSETGAARQGLNFGSQDYLSLSTHPAVVEAAQRAIQEYGLHSAGSAMLGGNTAPSLLLEKALAEHLQTPHVALFSTGWGAGFGVIAGLVRPDDHVVLDALSHACLQQGAAAATMNVSRVPHLNNRAMRRKLQEIRARDTKNAVLVVTEGLFSMDSDVPRIEELQAICREYGAALLVDVAHDLGALGPRGTGSLGVQGLLGKVDLVVGAFSKTFGTNGGFVATRSPAVRQFIRIMGGPHIFSNALLPMQAAVVLESLRIVRSEEGDALRAKARENILALREAFQARGVKCLGEPSNVVPVQVGDAKVARLAAKKVFDRGIFANLVEYPAVRVRETRFRMQVMAAHTLEQVERAAAGVCDAIDEARAELEVRPATARVARRDERPHAEL
- a CDS encoding histidine phosphatase family protein, with amino-acid sequence MTTEFILLRHGETEWNSLGRLQGHQDSRLSQAGLRQADALAARLVPVRFSALYCSDLGRARQTAQRIAALTGHAVQPDARLRERGLGILEGLTRDEARQTHPDVFAAYAGGAPDYVVPGGESTAQRLRHAVECLEELGTRHRGERLVVVTHGGVLSLLFRHSLGIPPAAPRTFSVLNAGWNQFDYHEGTFRLVTWGDVTHLRATSLDDT